From a single Rhodococcus qingshengii JCM 15477 genomic region:
- a CDS encoding GTPase domain-containing protein: MLPAESIDDACVEPIDQLRALAYRLTSIDSGAAEAVHSVLGSLSAPLELVVAGRARVGRSSLARILGRDDRFSRRVVGAPVVVTESRAFDVPGTSNPDLGRRCVVYVVVDAVRDVDGRAIARVSDRVVVAANKADLFGPRWDEALGRAAEISENVRVPTVPVETLTGRGVEELFAALGPVLEAQWWGRVEQIGPALRRSASRSIAGRDEIELYLSSDSAVLFGAAAAMMSPEIRALRQGEPPDPRTADDAGTCSRWWGELVDESEQCPQQRVSLIRRGYVRRWAQLGGDRSAPAVTDE, encoded by the coding sequence ATGTTGCCCGCAGAATCGATCGACGACGCCTGCGTGGAGCCGATCGATCAGTTGCGCGCTCTGGCATATCGGCTGACATCGATCGATTCGGGAGCCGCCGAGGCGGTTCACTCGGTGCTCGGATCGCTGAGCGCGCCGCTCGAATTGGTGGTCGCCGGGCGAGCCAGGGTGGGGCGGTCGTCGTTGGCGCGGATCCTGGGGCGCGACGACCGGTTCTCGCGCAGAGTTGTCGGCGCACCGGTTGTGGTGACCGAGTCGAGGGCATTCGATGTCCCTGGAACTTCGAACCCCGATCTGGGTCGTCGTTGCGTTGTCTACGTGGTGGTCGACGCGGTCCGCGACGTCGACGGCCGAGCCATTGCCCGAGTTTCCGATCGTGTGGTCGTCGCTGCGAACAAGGCTGACTTGTTCGGTCCGCGCTGGGACGAGGCGCTGGGACGGGCCGCGGAAATCTCCGAGAACGTCCGCGTGCCCACGGTTCCGGTGGAGACACTGACCGGGCGCGGCGTCGAAGAGTTGTTCGCGGCTCTCGGACCTGTTCTGGAGGCGCAGTGGTGGGGCCGGGTCGAGCAGATCGGCCCGGCGCTGAGGCGATCTGCCTCGCGCAGCATTGCGGGCAGGGACGAGATCGAGTTGTATCTGAGTTCGGACTCCGCGGTGTTGTTCGGCGCTGCGGCGGCGATGATGAGCCCCGAAATTCGAGCCCTGCGTCAAGGCGAGCCTCCCGATCCTCGTACCGCTGACGACGCGGGCACGTGCAGCCGGTGGTGGGGCGAGCTCGTGGACGAGTCGGAACAGTGTCCGCAACAAAGGGTCTCACTGATTCGACGCGGGTATGTGCGTCGGTGGGCGCAGCTCGGAGGCGATCGCTCTGCCCCGGCGGTGACCGATGAATAG
- a CDS encoding DUF6802 family protein, whose product MEAFLITAGHIDGHEAEALDPGRIEPETFGPASGPVDAGDLNFDAFDLDGDGTVDSRVVHSDDAVVIVSDFDRDGSADRLTMIESDGDYSAWECSRDDEGALVWQKIDAGAL is encoded by the coding sequence ATGGAAGCATTTCTGATCACGGCCGGACACATCGACGGGCACGAAGCCGAAGCGCTCGATCCTGGGCGTATCGAGCCCGAGACCTTCGGGCCCGCGTCGGGACCGGTCGATGCCGGCGACCTGAACTTCGACGCCTTCGACTTGGACGGTGACGGAACGGTCGACAGCCGTGTCGTCCACTCCGACGACGCCGTCGTGATCGTGTCCGATTTCGATCGCGACGGTAGCGCCGATCGCCTCACGATGATCGAGTCGGACGGCGACTACTCGGCCTGGGAATGCAGTCGAGACGACGAAGGCGCCCTCGTGTGGCAGAAAATCGATGCCGGAGCGCTCTGA